Within the Maribacter sp. BPC-D8 genome, the region TTTAACTTACGAGATTTTCGGAAACCCTATTGCAGGTCAACCATTAGGAAGGATTTCAGGAAGCACAGTACCAAATGCTAATTTAGTAGCCTTTAGTAAAAGTGAAACTGAAATAGGTTTAGATATGAGATTCTTCAACAACAGACTTTCACTTGACGTTGCTTACTACAGTAATGAAACGACTAATGATATTGTTGATGTAGCAACTTCATCTTATTCAGGATTTTCTGGAGCAAGTGCCAACTTAGGTAAGGTTTCAAATGAAGGTGTTGAATTTTTAATTAGTGGTTCTCCTATCAAAACAAATGACTTTACATGGAATACGACAATTAATGGTGCCTACAATCGAGGTTTAGTTGAAGCAACTGATGATGTTAATTCTGATGTTAATTTAGATGAACCAAGAACACAGAACGTTAGAATTACACATATCGTTGGTGAAACTTATGGAACTATCGTTGGCGTATCTTACGAGCGTGATGATAATGGTACTATCGTTTATGAAATTGATGGAGACGGGGTTCCTAGAGCAGTAGAAGGTGAACGTAAAATACTAGGCGAAGGTGTACCTCCATTAACTCTTGGTTTTACAAATTCATTTAATTATAAGAACTTCAATTTGAACTTCTTGATCGATGGTAAATTTGGAGGTCAGATATTCTCTGGTACCAACACCATTCTTTATGGATCAGGTTTACATAAAAACACTTTAGAAGGTAGAGAAAGTGGCTTAACTGTTTCTGGTATTGACCAAGCAACTGGTCAGCCATTTACAACTACTGTAGCTCCAGAAAACCTTTCAACATACTACGGTGAAATAAACGATATCGCAGAAGAGTTCGTTGAAGATTCTGATTATATCAAATTCAGACAATTAAGCATTGGGTATTCATTACCTCAGAAAGCTTTGGAAAATGTATTCTTAACCAATGTTAACGTATCGCTGATTGCATCAAACTTATTTTACATCAAAAAAAGTGTTGATAATATTGACCCAGAAAGTGCGTACACTGCAGGAAACTCGCAAGGTTTAGAATATTTCGGGGTTCCGTCTGCTAGAAGTTACGGTCTAACTATCAATGTAAAGTTTTAAAAGAGAACTATGAAAAAATCAATATACATACTACTGTTCGCACTACTTTCTGTTGGTGCATGTGACGACGGCTTTGAAGAATTAAATGTCAATCCTACCAAGCCTACTCAAGTTGCAGCTGGCAACAAGCTAACTGCGGTAATGAAGTTTATCTCTAGCGAAAGATATGATAACTGGAGAGCAGGAATGATCTATCAATCTACAATGATGCAACATGTTGCTACAACTGCAGGTTATTGGAGTGGCGACAAGTATACTTGGAACAAAGGATACGCTTCTTCATTACTTGATAGATATTATGGTAATGCTGTAAAATCAATTGAAGATTTAACATTACAGCTAGAAGAGGAAGAAGCTCCTGAAGAGATGAAAGCTATTGTAAAAATCTTACGTGTTTTTACATATGCAAGAATTACAGATCTTTATGGTGATGTTCCTTATAGCGAAGCAGGAAAAGCAGTTATCGAAGGTATTTATCTACCTAAGTATGATTTGCAAAGTGAAATATATCCTGATTTATTAAATCAATTGGAAGAAGCTTCTGCTGCTCTAGGTACAGGAACATCTGATTTTGGTGCTGCTGATGTTATCTATAACGGTGACCAAGCAAAATGGAAAAAACTAGCAAACTCATTGATGTTGCGCTTAGGTCTTAGATTGATTAAAGTTGACCCAACGGCTTCTCAAGCTTGGGCAGCAAAAGCAATCGCTGGTGGTGTTATGACTTCTAACGAAGACATCTTTTATCTTCAACATGATGCTGATAACAAAAATGGTATAGGTGAAGTTTTTACTGCAGACAGCAACCCAAGAATGAGTGATACATTCATTAATTTCTTAAAAGATGCAGGTGACCCAAGACTTACAGTGCTAGCTTCTTTACCAGAAAATACAGGCGAAGAAGATGCTGAAGGAAATGCAATTTTAAGAACTCCGGCAGAAAGACTTGACCCAGCCAATCAAGCTGGTCTACCAAATGGATTAGATTCAGATTTACTGAATGATTTAACTGGCGAAGAAAATGTTCAAGCATACTCAGAACCAAATAGATTATTGATCACGTCTGAAATTGCACCTATGATCTTTCAAACCTATGCTGAAGTAGAATTCATGTTAGCAGAGGCTAATGTAAGATGGGGTCTTGCAGGTGATGCAGAAGCACACTACAATAATGGTGTTACTGCAGCGATGAAGCATTTATCGCTTTATGGTGCTGATGGCACTATCGCTGATGTTGATATCGCAGATTACCTAACGGCTAATCCTTATGATTCTACTAACGCCTTAGAACAAATAAACACCCAATATTGGGCTGCTACATTCTTAAATGAATATGAAACATTCTCTAACTGGAGAAGAACTGGTTTCCCTGTTCTTACACCTGTAAATTACCCTGGTAACGTTACCAACGGTACTATACCGAGAAGACTTACATATTCTGAAAATGAGCAAAGCACAAATCCGGATAACTATGCGGCTGCAATCGCTATACAAGGTCCTGATGTTCTTACCACACGAGTTTGGTGGGATGTGCAGTAACAATAATTAAGTTTGGTTTTTGAGTGAAACCTCTCATAATAGTTGAGTTAATTTTTATTGAGTTTGAAAAGGAGAGGAAACTCTCCTTTTTTTTGTTTAAAATAGTATCTTGTAATTATGAAAATCAGGCATTTATTTTACTTCTGTGCATTACTGTTTTTATGTTGCGAAAAAGCGCCTAAAAAGATTGAGAACAACAACACACTATTTACGCTACTTAAATCAGATGTAACTGGTATTGATTTCAATAATATTATTAAAGACGACAAGGATAAGAATATATTCGCTTATGCAAATTTCTATGGCGGTGCCGGTGTTGGTGTTGGTGATTTCAATAATGACGGACTAGATGATATTTTCTTTGCAGGCAATATGGTTCCCGATAAATTATACCTTAATAAAGGCAATTTAACTTTTGAGGATATCACAGAAAAAGCTGGAATTAAAAATTTCGATGGTTGGTCTACAGGGGTAACTGTGGCAGATATTAATAATGATGGTCATTTAGATATTTATGTAAGCAGAGAGCTTTATGATGAAAATCCCGAATGGCGTAGAAACTTACTATACATCAATAAGGGTGATGGCACTTTTGAAGAAAAGGCTGAAGAATTTCTGATAGCAAATACAGAAAGAACACGGCATGCTACTTTCTTAGACTATGATAAAGACGGATTATTAGATCTTTTCCTATTAACTCAACCACCAAACCCAGGTAGTCTATCTAAATATCATGATGCCAACAATCTTCTAATACCTGAATATTCTTTAAAACTTTATAAAAATAACGGAGATACATTTCAAGATGTTTCGGAAGAGGCAGGAATTAATAAAACCGGATTCCCAAATGCAGTTTCAGCTAGCGATATAAATAATGATGGGTGGCCAGACCTTTATGTTGCAAATGATTTTTATGCTCCAGATTTTCTATTTCTAAACAATCAAGATGGAACATTTTCAAGCATTGAAAAAAGCGCCTTAAAACAAACCTCATATTATAGTATGGGTGTTGATATTGCTGATATAAACAATGACCAAAACTTAGACATATTTGTTTTAGATATGGTTTCTGAAGACAACTTTAGACTAAAATCGAACATGAGCGGAATGAATATCGGCTCTTTCTGGAAAGTGGTCGAAGATGGTGGTGGTTTCCAGTATATGTACAACACACTACAATTGAATAATGGTAATGAAACATTTAGCAACATAGCTCAATTTACAGGTATGGCAGCAACCGATTGGAGCTGGTCTAACCTTATTGCTGATTTTGATAATGACGGACTTAAAGATACCTATGTCACTAACGGACTCCTAAGAGATATTAGAAATACCGATGCCGATAAAAATGTGGCGAACTACATAAATACGACCAGAGCTCAATGGCTTCAAAAGAATCCGAACGCTCAAAATGTAAAAAGCATTTGGGATATCGTCAATCTTGAAAAAGCAGTTAACATGGTTCCTTCCCAACCATTAAAAAATTATGCTTATAAGAACAAAGGCGACTTAGAATTTGAAAACAGTTCCAATGAATGGGGCTTAGATGATGAGTCTTTTTCTAACGGTTCTGCTTATGCTGATTTTGATAATGATGGCGATTTAGACTTAGTTACCAATAACATTAACAACGAGGCTTTCCTATATCGTAACAATTCAGAAATTCAATCAGATAAGAACTTT harbors:
- a CDS encoding SusD/RagB family nutrient-binding outer membrane lipoprotein, whose product is MKKSIYILLFALLSVGACDDGFEELNVNPTKPTQVAAGNKLTAVMKFISSERYDNWRAGMIYQSTMMQHVATTAGYWSGDKYTWNKGYASSLLDRYYGNAVKSIEDLTLQLEEEEAPEEMKAIVKILRVFTYARITDLYGDVPYSEAGKAVIEGIYLPKYDLQSEIYPDLLNQLEEASAALGTGTSDFGAADVIYNGDQAKWKKLANSLMLRLGLRLIKVDPTASQAWAAKAIAGGVMTSNEDIFYLQHDADNKNGIGEVFTADSNPRMSDTFINFLKDAGDPRLTVLASLPENTGEEDAEGNAILRTPAERLDPANQAGLPNGLDSDLLNDLTGEENVQAYSEPNRLLITSEIAPMIFQTYAEVEFMLAEANVRWGLAGDAEAHYNNGVTAAMKHLSLYGADGTIADVDIADYLTANPYDSTNALEQINTQYWAATFLNEYETFSNWRRTGFPVLTPVNYPGNVTNGTIPRRLTYSENEQSTNPDNYAAAIAIQGPDVLTTRVWWDVQ